A region of Granulibacter bethesdensis DNA encodes the following proteins:
- the yihA gene encoding ribosome biogenesis GTP-binding protein YihA/YsxC: MSDQTPQFGQIPSEAEPDEAALEAGRKLFAGECTFFHGTQRLDQLPPPMGVEIAFAGRSNVGKSTLVNALTGRKTLARASSQPGRTKQLNFFNLADQLVLVDMPGYGYAQAAKDVKEDWQGLMFSYLRGRPNLRRVMLLVDARVEFKASDIAVMELLDKAAVTFQLVVTKADAVKPTPLQRRVEDVYAAARAHPAAHPHVFVTSSDTGSGIAELRAALAGLTD, translated from the coding sequence ATGTCTGATCAGACCCCGCAATTCGGGCAGATACCCTCCGAAGCTGAACCAGATGAGGCGGCTCTGGAGGCCGGGCGGAAGCTCTTTGCCGGTGAGTGTACCTTCTTCCATGGCACGCAGAGGCTGGATCAGCTTCCGCCGCCTATGGGGGTGGAAATCGCTTTTGCCGGGCGTTCCAATGTGGGCAAATCCACTCTGGTCAATGCCCTGACCGGACGGAAAACGCTGGCGCGCGCCTCATCCCAGCCGGGACGGACCAAGCAGCTGAATTTCTTCAACCTCGCTGACCAGCTCGTGCTGGTGGATATGCCGGGATATGGCTACGCACAGGCGGCGAAGGATGTGAAGGAAGACTGGCAGGGGCTGATGTTCAGCTATCTGCGCGGGCGACCCAATCTGCGCCGGGTCATGCTGCTGGTCGATGCACGGGTCGAGTTCAAGGCGTCCGACATTGCGGTGATGGAATTGCTCGATAAGGCGGCCGTCACTTTCCAACTGGTCGTGACCAAGGCGGATGCCGTGAAGCCGACACCGTTGCAACGCCGCGTGGAGGATGTCTATGCGGCGGCCCGCGCCCATCCTGCGGCGCATCCCCATGTCTTTGTCACCAGCAGCGATACAGGATCGGGAATCGCTGAGTTGCGCGCGGCTCTGGCCGGCCTGACGGACTGA
- a CDS encoding phospholipase D-like domain-containing protein has product MMTLPDALPVARIIVQPDDGVAPVVELIAGASRSVRLKMFTFTYEPIITALKAAHDRGVSVRVMLNPARSSGSRANDETMAELRAAGIEAIWSNPAFPVTHEKSMVIDEQRALIATFNFVEKYFTRTRDYGAIIEDQATVTEILQGFDADWNRQPFWPRPGSPLVWSNTSARTAMCAFIDSAQETLWIQHPKFVDATVLDRIVAAQARGVVVRILCGGRHGISEVDLLDTFSSLRIMQRMEIAIHKQKTLRAHAKLMIADKTTALIGSMNIDRSAFDIRRELGIVLHGEGTTKHLREIFKSDWKISHRYDPPDPLTVHLHVEDDHEPHDIEVAHE; this is encoded by the coding sequence ATGATGACTTTACCCGATGCTCTGCCCGTAGCACGGATCATCGTGCAGCCTGATGATGGTGTTGCTCCGGTCGTTGAACTGATTGCAGGGGCAAGCCGCTCGGTCAGGCTGAAGATGTTCACCTTTACCTACGAGCCGATCATCACTGCACTCAAGGCGGCTCACGATCGGGGCGTCAGCGTGCGCGTTATGCTGAATCCGGCCCGTTCATCGGGGTCACGCGCGAATGATGAGACAATGGCAGAATTGCGTGCCGCCGGAATCGAGGCGATCTGGTCCAATCCGGCTTTCCCGGTCACGCATGAAAAATCGATGGTGATCGACGAGCAGCGTGCCTTGATTGCCACCTTTAATTTCGTCGAAAAATACTTCACCCGCACCAGGGATTATGGAGCGATTATCGAAGATCAGGCGACGGTTACGGAGATCCTGCAAGGTTTCGATGCTGACTGGAACCGGCAGCCTTTCTGGCCGCGCCCGGGTTCCCCTCTGGTGTGGAGTAATACCTCCGCCCGTACGGCCATGTGTGCCTTTATTGATTCGGCGCAGGAAACGCTGTGGATTCAGCACCCCAAATTCGTTGATGCCACTGTGCTGGACCGGATCGTTGCGGCACAGGCGAGGGGTGTTGTGGTGCGTATCCTGTGTGGCGGGCGGCATGGCATCAGCGAAGTTGACCTGCTGGACACATTTTCCTCGCTGCGCATCATGCAGCGTATGGAGATCGCCATTCACAAGCAGAAAACGCTCCGTGCCCATGCGAAGCTGATGATTGCCGACAAAACAACGGCCCTGATCGGCTCCATGAATATCGACCGCAGCGCTTTCGATATCAGGCGGGAGCTGGGCATTGTGCTGCATGGGGAAGGCACGACAAAGCATCTGCGCGAAATATTCAAAAGCGACTGGAAAATCTCTCATCGCTATGATCCACCGGATCCGCTGACCGTGCATCTGCATGTCGAAGATGACCATGAGCCTCATGATATCGAAGTGGCTCATGAATGA
- a CDS encoding chromate transporter encodes MSPDEAISPVERPSLWRIAMTFNQIALLGFGGGLSAWSRDVLVLRRRWLSEATFLSALTVARVLPGANQVNLAVFVGTRLRGVSGAVAAIAGLVMLPFLIILALSVGYLEFQHALWLQHVLAGLAAGAVGLTFSMAWQTGRKVLTAPAPALIFAASVLLSAVVRMSLLWMLLILLPVSFVWAWLTTEKDRKG; translated from the coding sequence ATGTCGCCGGATGAGGCGATAAGCCCAGTTGAGCGCCCCAGCCTGTGGCGTATCGCAATGACCTTTAATCAGATCGCCCTGCTTGGATTCGGAGGAGGGTTATCCGCATGGTCACGGGATGTACTGGTTCTACGTCGCCGCTGGCTCAGTGAAGCAACCTTCCTGAGCGCTCTGACGGTGGCGCGTGTTCTGCCCGGTGCAAATCAGGTCAATCTCGCCGTGTTTGTCGGCACACGCCTGAGAGGTGTCAGCGGTGCCGTGGCTGCCATTGCCGGGCTGGTAATGTTACCATTTCTGATCATCCTTGCTCTGAGTGTCGGCTATCTGGAGTTTCAGCATGCGCTCTGGTTGCAGCATGTGCTGGCCGGGCTGGCGGCGGGGGCTGTCGGGCTGACATTTTCCATGGCCTGGCAGACGGGCAGGAAAGTGCTGACCGCCCCTGCTCCAGCCCTTATTTTTGCTGCCAGCGTTCTGTTATCGGCTGTCGTCCGCATGTCTCTGCTCTGGATGCTGCTGATCCTGCTGCCGGTCAGTTTTGTATGGGCCTGGTTGACAACAGAGAAGGATCGGAAAGGATGA
- a CDS encoding chromate transporter, which yields MIPPRLLDIIVLFGGASLLSFGGGNAIVPHLQMQTVEVYHWLTAQQFADAYAMAQVAPGPSTLLVTILGYDAAGISGAVLATIAMLIPSSLLVFGAAMLWKSMGEGRFRRIFERAMAPLAVGLVLASGIIITKSNDHSWPAYAITAASTLVLCRWHLHPVAVMACCGIIGWLVKL from the coding sequence ATGATCCCGCCGCGACTGCTCGATATTATTGTGCTGTTCGGCGGCGCTTCCCTGCTGTCATTCGGCGGTGGCAATGCTATCGTGCCGCATCTCCAGATGCAGACGGTTGAGGTCTATCACTGGCTGACAGCCCAGCAATTTGCTGATGCCTATGCCATGGCGCAGGTTGCACCGGGGCCAAGCACATTGCTGGTCACCATTCTGGGTTATGATGCGGCGGGTATTTCGGGGGCGGTGCTGGCCACAATCGCCATGCTCATCCCCAGCAGCCTGCTGGTATTCGGAGCCGCCATGCTCTGGAAAAGCATGGGGGAGGGCCGGTTCCGGCGTATCTTTGAACGCGCCATGGCGCCGTTGGCAGTCGGGCTGGTTCTGGCCAGTGGGATCATCATCACCAAAAGCAATGACCATAGCTGGCCGGCTTATGCCATCACGGCCGCCTCGACGCTTGTGCTGTGTCGGTGGCACCTGCATCCGGTGGCGGTGATGGCTTGCTGTGGTATCATTGGCTGGCTGGTGAAACTCTGA
- a CDS encoding DUF4239 domain-containing protein: MDYYDLKNFLAVTLLFVLLLGAYRAGLWLRIRLPPHHRNSETSAVVHAVIGMLVTFGAIVLGLMVTSGKESYDSLSRSVNEEAIQIVQFNRLLIEYGTDIADAQTLLKEFTAHCIYDFNDPAPKATAQAKRLMQMEAIVRDWMPKTIEKKRLQFELEERLSPLNRVHWQIISQSASSISKPFYITLILWMLASFFIYGLNADFSIFISVALVVSAISICVALFVVMEMATPLGGIVAVSDEPFRYALQQIKSDTSSLVQ; this comes from the coding sequence ATGGATTATTACGATCTTAAGAATTTCCTGGCCGTGACACTGCTGTTTGTGCTGCTGCTGGGGGCCTATCGTGCCGGACTATGGCTCCGTATCCGCCTGCCGCCGCATCATCGCAACAGCGAGACATCGGCTGTCGTTCATGCCGTGATCGGCATGCTGGTGACATTCGGTGCCATTGTTCTGGGTCTGATGGTGACATCCGGCAAAGAATCGTATGATAGCCTGTCACGTTCCGTGAACGAGGAAGCCATCCAGATCGTTCAGTTCAACCGGCTGCTTATAGAATATGGTACTGATATTGCAGACGCCCAAACTCTTCTGAAAGAATTCACGGCCCATTGCATCTATGATTTCAATGACCCGGCCCCCAAAGCAACCGCTCAGGCCAAAAGACTGATGCAGATGGAAGCAATCGTGCGTGACTGGATGCCGAAAACCATCGAAAAGAAGCGGCTGCAATTTGAACTTGAGGAGCGCCTTTCTCCGCTGAACCGGGTTCACTGGCAGATTATTTCGCAATCAGCATCCTCTATCAGCAAACCGTTTTATATCACGCTGATCCTGTGGATGCTGGCATCTTTCTTTATATATGGGCTGAATGCTGATTTCAGCATTTTCATCAGTGTTGCGCTTGTTGTTTCAGCCATTTCAATCTGCGTCGCCCTGTTCGTCGTCATGGAAATGGCAACACCGCTTGGCGGAATTGTGGCTGTTTCCGATGAACCTTTCCGCTATGCGCTACAACAGATCAAAAGCGATACGTCCAGTCTGGTCCAATGA
- a CDS encoding YMGG-like glycine zipper-containing protein — translation MYSRIAGRILLAASILSLGACTNPYDPGQRAIGGAALGAGGGAALGAIAGGGRGAAIGALAGGALGAVGGAVTTPQQNAYPAGYYQRPAPGRYGY, via the coding sequence ATGTACAGTCGTATTGCAGGACGCATATTGCTTGCCGCCAGTATTCTCAGCCTGGGCGCCTGCACCAATCCTTATGATCCCGGCCAACGAGCCATTGGTGGAGCGGCCCTTGGTGCCGGCGGCGGCGCAGCTCTGGGGGCAATCGCCGGGGGCGGCAGAGGTGCTGCAATCGGTGCATTGGCGGGTGGTGCGCTGGGGGCTGTCGGCGGGGCCGTCACCACACCTCAGCAAAACGCTTATCCGGCTGGCTATTACCAGCGTCCCGCTCCCGGTCGTTACGGCTACTGA
- the argB gene encoding acetylglutamate kinase codes for MTGASQTEVHVNTDDFGSAGEQARILAHALPFMRRYAGATVVVKYGGHAMGDERLAEQFGADIALLKQVGINPVVVHGGGPQINDMLKRLAIQSRFVDGLRVTDAAMVEVVEMVLAGTVNKMVAGLINRAGAMAVGICGKDGGLIHARKLQRTAMDPDSHIEKALDLGFVGEPAHIDVRVIHALTGAGLIPVIAPVGIGEDGQTYNINADSAAGAIAGALGAKRLLMLTDVPGVLDTDKKLIPEMSATDVKAGIADGTITGGMIPKVECCVDAVEKGVRGAVILDGRQPHACLLEMFTEGGIGTLIRG; via the coding sequence ATGACGGGCGCGTCGCAGACGGAGGTCCATGTGAACACCGATGATTTCGGCTCGGCAGGGGAGCAGGCGCGAATCCTTGCTCATGCTCTGCCGTTTATGCGCCGCTATGCGGGTGCAACAGTTGTGGTGAAATATGGCGGCCACGCCATGGGTGATGAGCGTCTGGCCGAACAGTTCGGCGCTGATATCGCTCTGCTCAAGCAGGTGGGCATCAACCCCGTGGTTGTGCATGGCGGCGGTCCGCAGATCAATGACATGCTCAAACGTCTGGCGATCCAGTCCAGATTTGTGGACGGGTTGCGCGTTACCGATGCGGCGATGGTTGAGGTCGTCGAGATGGTACTTGCAGGTACTGTCAACAAGATGGTCGCTGGCCTGATCAATCGTGCGGGCGCCATGGCGGTTGGGATTTGCGGCAAGGATGGCGGTCTGATTCATGCGCGCAAATTGCAGCGTACGGCGATGGACCCTGACAGCCATATCGAGAAAGCGCTCGATCTCGGTTTTGTGGGAGAGCCTGCTCATATTGATGTCCGCGTCATTCATGCCCTGACCGGAGCCGGGCTGATCCCGGTCATTGCGCCGGTTGGCATTGGGGAAGACGGTCAGACATATAATATCAATGCTGATTCTGCCGCCGGTGCCATTGCTGGTGCGCTGGGCGCCAAGCGTCTTCTGATGCTGACGGATGTGCCCGGTGTTCTGGATACGGATAAAAAGCTGATTCCGGAAATGAGTGCGACGGATGTTAAGGCAGGCATTGCCGATGGCACGATTACGGGTGGTATGATCCCGAAAGTCGAATGCTGTGTCGATGCGGTTGAAAAAGGTGTACGCGGCGCGGTGATTCTGGACGGCCGTCAGCCGCACGCCTGTCTGTTGGAAATGTTTACAGAAGGGGGAATCGGCACCCTGATTCGCGGCTGA
- the cysG gene encoding siroheme synthase CysG codes for MSDNKAAYYGVQEGFTDMRHYPAFMDIIGRKALVIGQGESADRKAQALRRAGAEVNISPTFKPGLLDGCTIAIGAEATDEDLQALSRTAIERGIPVNIVDRPELCSFITPAIVDRSPLTIAISSGGAAPVLARLLRAKIEALVSPSYARLAALAEQFKDRLRAAFPDMAIRRRALESLLTGPAADLALNGQENEAGKLFEAAISQPDTISRKGIVYLVGAGPGAPDLLTLRAQRLLGEADVIVHDRLVTDEILDMGRRDASRIFVGKARANHCMRQEDINALLVRLGQEGKRVVRLKGGDPLIFGRGGEEAEALAEAGVAFEIVPGITAALGCAAGSNIPLTHREAARAVTFITGHTRDGTLEMDFHGAVQLGGTLAVYMGIVTLPRLRDGLLAAGLPAETPAALIERGGTKAQRALFGTLDYLVETAPDWSEGGPALVLVGKAVGRTVPAHQG; via the coding sequence TTGTCCGACAACAAGGCAGCTTACTACGGCGTTCAGGAAGGCTTCACGGATATGCGTCACTACCCGGCATTCATGGATATTATAGGGCGGAAAGCCCTTGTTATTGGTCAGGGCGAATCCGCAGACCGTAAGGCACAGGCTCTGCGCCGCGCCGGTGCCGAGGTGAACATATCGCCGACATTCAAGCCCGGTCTTCTCGACGGCTGCACGATTGCCATCGGCGCGGAAGCGACTGACGAGGATTTGCAAGCCCTTTCCAGAACCGCAATCGAGCGTGGCATTCCAGTCAATATAGTAGATCGCCCGGAATTATGCAGCTTTATCACACCCGCTATCGTTGACCGTAGCCCGTTGACCATCGCCATCTCCTCCGGTGGGGCGGCGCCTGTGCTGGCCCGGTTGCTGCGGGCAAAGATTGAAGCGCTGGTTTCACCCAGCTATGCCAGACTGGCTGCCCTGGCCGAGCAGTTCAAGGACAGATTACGCGCGGCTTTTCCTGATATGGCGATCAGGCGTCGGGCATTGGAGAGCCTGCTGACCGGCCCCGCTGCCGATCTTGCCCTGAACGGGCAAGAGAACGAGGCGGGAAAACTGTTCGAGGCTGCCATCAGCCAACCCGACACAATCTCTCGCAAGGGAATCGTTTATCTGGTGGGCGCCGGGCCTGGTGCACCCGATCTGCTGACGCTGCGCGCGCAACGCCTGTTGGGTGAAGCGGATGTGATCGTGCATGACCGGCTGGTCACCGATGAAATTCTCGACATGGGCCGTCGCGACGCCAGCCGTATTTTTGTCGGCAAGGCCCGCGCCAATCACTGCATGCGGCAGGAAGACATCAACGCCCTTCTGGTCCGTCTCGGACAGGAAGGGAAACGCGTCGTCCGACTCAAGGGGGGTGACCCGCTTATTTTCGGTCGCGGCGGAGAAGAGGCCGAAGCTCTGGCTGAAGCCGGAGTCGCCTTTGAGATCGTCCCCGGCATTACCGCAGCCCTTGGTTGCGCGGCGGGCTCCAACATCCCGCTCACACATCGAGAAGCCGCACGCGCCGTGACCTTCATTACCGGTCACACCAGAGATGGCACGCTGGAGATGGATTTTCACGGGGCGGTACAGCTGGGGGGTACTCTGGCCGTCTATATGGGTATCGTGACGCTTCCGCGCCTGAGGGATGGATTACTGGCCGCAGGACTGCCGGCTGAAACGCCCGCCGCCCTCATCGAAAGGGGAGGAACAAAGGCACAGCGCGCCCTGTTCGGCACCCTGGATTACCTGGTGGAAACCGCACCGGACTGGAGTGAAGGCGGCCCGGCTCTGGTCCTGGTAGGAAAAGCGGTCGGCCGAACGGTACCTGCGCATCAAGGCTAG
- a CDS encoding NAD-dependent epimerase/dehydratase family protein, whose translation MPVLVTGVAGFIGFHVARALMRQGETVIGIDNLNSYYDVGLKRARLAVLERETRFSFFKVDLADRLAMAEFTRSFHSVDRIVHLAAQAGVRYSLQDPYAYVASNVMGHLAILEMARTLPDLRHLVYASSSSVYGGDLEAPFRETARIERPLSLYAVTKRADELMSAAYDHLFGIPQTGLRFFTAYGPWGRPDMAYYSFAKAITQGEEIQLFDHGRLKRDFTYIDDIVEGVIRCLDRPPSSADGARLINIGNNRPEEVSYLVQCLEKAIGKKAIIRTLPCPLTDVQETAADITLIHELTGFQPRTELNEGIRRFVAWFRDYYRI comes from the coding sequence TTGCCTGTGCTCGTTACCGGTGTCGCTGGGTTCATTGGCTTTCACGTCGCCCGTGCCTTAATGCGTCAGGGCGAAACCGTTATCGGTATTGATAATCTGAACAGTTATTATGATGTCGGTCTCAAGCGGGCCAGACTGGCTGTGCTGGAAAGAGAGACAAGGTTCAGTTTCTTTAAGGTCGATCTGGCTGATCGCCTGGCGATGGCCGAGTTTACGCGAAGCTTTCACTCCGTGGACAGAATTGTGCATCTGGCGGCACAGGCCGGGGTGAGATACTCGCTTCAGGATCCCTACGCCTATGTTGCTTCCAATGTCATGGGACATCTCGCCATTCTGGAGATGGCCCGTACCCTGCCGGACCTGCGTCATCTGGTATATGCTAGCTCGTCATCTGTTTACGGAGGCGATCTGGAAGCCCCGTTTCGGGAGACGGCACGGATTGAGCGCCCGCTTTCGCTGTATGCCGTGACAAAGCGCGCTGATGAGCTGATGAGTGCGGCTTATGATCACCTGTTTGGGATTCCTCAGACCGGTTTGCGCTTTTTCACGGCATATGGCCCGTGGGGGCGACCGGATATGGCTTATTATTCCTTCGCCAAAGCCATTACCCAGGGAGAGGAGATCCAGCTTTTCGATCATGGCCGGTTGAAGAGGGATTTTACCTATATTGATGACATTGTGGAGGGGGTGATTCGCTGCCTCGACCGTCCGCCCAGTTCAGCGGACGGCGCCCGTCTGATCAATATCGGCAATAACAGGCCGGAGGAGGTCTCCTACCTTGTTCAATGTCTGGAAAAGGCGATCGGGAAAAAAGCGATAATCAGGACGTTGCCCTGTCCACTGACGGATGTGCAGGAAACGGCAGCCGATATCACGCTGATTCATGAACTGACCGGTTTTCAGCCACGAACCGAACTTAATGAAGGAATTCGCCGCTTTGTGGCGTGGTTCCGCGATTATTATCGCATCTGA
- a CDS encoding response regulator → MEIVPHILIVDDDREIRELLARFLEKNRFRVTAVRDSREARRAWVNGHFQLLVLDLMLPGEGGLDLARWVRSQSVVPIVMLTAMGEETDRIVGLEIGADDYVAKPFNPRELLARIRAVLRRTEGELRTVETANQKSRRFAGWILEPARRRLINPEGAEVPLTGGEYDLLSALVDRPNRVLTRDMLLDLLRGRQAGPFDRAIDVAISRLRRKLEDDGRQSQLIKTVRGGGYVLAATVEVI, encoded by the coding sequence ATGGAAATAGTGCCGCATATTCTGATCGTTGACGATGACCGGGAAATCAGGGAGCTCCTGGCCAGATTTCTGGAGAAGAACCGTTTTCGCGTGACCGCAGTCCGCGATAGCCGCGAGGCGCGTCGGGCCTGGGTCAACGGGCATTTTCAGTTGCTTGTTCTTGACCTGATGTTGCCAGGGGAAGGTGGTCTTGATCTGGCTCGCTGGGTCAGATCCCAATCTGTGGTTCCAATCGTTATGCTGACAGCTATGGGTGAAGAGACGGATCGCATTGTTGGCCTTGAGATCGGGGCTGATGATTATGTGGCCAAACCTTTTAATCCCCGGGAATTGCTTGCCCGTATCCGTGCAGTTCTCAGGCGGACGGAAGGGGAATTGAGAACCGTTGAGACAGCCAATCAGAAGAGCAGGCGTTTTGCCGGATGGATATTGGAGCCAGCCCGCAGGCGCCTGATCAATCCGGAAGGGGCGGAAGTTCCGTTGACCGGAGGAGAGTATGATTTGCTGAGCGCGCTGGTGGATCGTCCCAATCGTGTTTTGACCCGTGATATGCTGCTTGATCTGTTGCGGGGGCGTCAGGCTGGCCCGTTTGATCGGGCCATTGATGTGGCAATCAGCCGCCTGCGCCGTAAGCTGGAAGATGATGGTCGCCAGTCGCAACTGATCAAGACGGTTCGGGGTGGTGGATACGTGCTGGCTGCTACAGTTGAAGTGATTTGA
- a CDS encoding ATP-binding protein has product MMRFRLWPRSLANRTALVLTSVLVIVQLAGLAIHALDRIDLQQLAQARYAGSRISLIYRSVMSVPPEERPELIRRMDLPPGYRLALSEAPPLGDSQPVPQTWMQLLRAGISFGPPMQDMHPVSVIVRLDRARRMLLVSLEMPPGTHETDSKMHDHLSGEPAGRSLSWHSLVGETGKNWLTLHIPLPPVEPWHSPTFLAAFILMTLTAACLSIWATRRLIAPVRTLSHAAEALGRDVNAPPLEEKGPREIVQAAQIFNVMAARLRRFVQDRTFILSAIGHDLRTPITRLKLRAEFIDDEELRRRIIADLDELEEMVSATLAFGRDADMQEPMVLLDLPELAKTILDEAADARPEYTERLHYAGPDHLPVRGRTLPLKRAITNLLNNALAYGGSATIRISLPVNGMVRLDIEDEGPGIPPEDMDRVFDPYQRLEASRNRETGGFGLGLPIARNILRAHGGDVVLSNRREGGACASVTLPA; this is encoded by the coding sequence ATGATGAGGTTCCGATTATGGCCACGTAGCCTCGCAAATCGCACGGCGCTGGTTTTGACCAGTGTTCTGGTCATTGTTCAGTTAGCGGGGTTGGCCATTCATGCTTTGGATCGCATTGATCTTCAGCAACTGGCTCAGGCAAGGTATGCAGGAAGTCGCATATCGCTGATTTATCGCAGCGTTATGTCGGTTCCTCCGGAAGAGCGCCCGGAGTTGATCAGGCGTATGGATCTGCCGCCAGGTTATCGTCTGGCTCTGAGCGAAGCGCCTCCTCTGGGTGATTCCCAGCCCGTTCCACAGACCTGGATGCAGTTGCTGCGGGCTGGGATAAGTTTCGGGCCGCCAATGCAGGATATGCATCCGGTCAGTGTCATTGTCAGGTTGGACAGGGCCAGGCGGATGCTGCTGGTTAGTCTGGAGATGCCGCCGGGTACCCATGAAACAGATAGTAAGATGCATGATCATCTATCCGGTGAGCCTGCAGGGAGGTCTCTTTCCTGGCATTCTTTGGTTGGAGAAACGGGGAAAAATTGGCTGACGCTGCACATTCCTCTCCCACCTGTTGAGCCATGGCATTCACCAACATTTCTGGCAGCTTTTATCCTGATGACGTTAACCGCTGCATGTCTGAGCATCTGGGCAACTCGTCGTCTGATTGCCCCTGTGCGTACCCTGTCTCATGCTGCGGAGGCATTGGGGCGGGATGTGAATGCACCACCGCTGGAGGAAAAGGGGCCTCGTGAAATTGTTCAGGCGGCGCAGATCTTTAATGTTATGGCAGCCCGTCTCCGTCGTTTCGTGCAGGACCGGACTTTCATTCTGTCCGCCATCGGTCATGATCTGCGGACGCCAATCACGCGTCTTAAATTACGGGCGGAATTTATTGATGATGAGGAACTGCGCCGCCGCATTATCGCCGATCTGGATGAGCTTGAAGAAATGGTCAGTGCCACTCTGGCATTCGGGCGAGATGCCGATATGCAGGAGCCGATGGTGCTGCTTGATTTACCGGAACTGGCAAAGACGATCCTTGATGAAGCTGCCGATGCGCGTCCGGAATATACCGAGCGGCTTCATTATGCAGGGCCAGACCATTTGCCTGTGCGTGGAAGAACGTTGCCACTGAAGCGTGCGATTACGAATCTGCTAAATAATGCGCTCGCCTATGGGGGCAGCGCGACCATACGGATCAGCCTGCCTGTGAATGGAATGGTCAGGTTGGATATTGAAGATGAGGGACCGGGTATTCCGCCTGAGGATATGGACAGGGTTTTTGACCCTTATCAAAGGCTGGAAGCCAGTCGTAACAGGGAAACCGGTGGTTTTGGTCTGGGGCTGCCTATTGCCCGCAATATTCTACGCGCCCATGGCGGTGATGTTGTGCTCAGCAATCGCCGGGAGGGAGGAGCCTGTGCCTCGGTCACCTTGCCTGCCTAA
- a CDS encoding branched-chain amino acid aminotransferase: MSFPVTRTTSPKQRPHDDDLRFGRTFSDHMFIMNYDEGQGWHDPRIVPYAPFTFDPACCVLHYAQSVFDGLKAFRGADGAIRIFRPSRHAERLNQSCEKLCIPQLDPALIEESIAALVQVDQVWVPGKPGTSLYIRPTVIASETFLGVHPSHSYIYFVILSPVGAYYAEGLNPVKILATDTHVRAVQGGLGAAKTAGNYAASLQAARDAQAEGYTQVLWLDGVHREYLDEVGTMNIMLRIGNEVITPPLSSGTILAGVTRDSVLTLMREWGMTVNERPISIHEVMAAAERGDLAEMWGTGTAAVISPIGELGYRGQKIIINGGKIGDLTQRLYDTIIGIQYGTVADTHGWTRIVVKEPASAAA, translated from the coding sequence ATGTCTTTTCCGGTCACACGAACGACATCTCCGAAACAGCGTCCTCATGATGATGATTTACGCTTCGGTCGGACGTTCTCGGACCACATGTTCATTATGAACTATGATGAGGGGCAAGGTTGGCACGACCCGCGTATTGTACCGTACGCTCCGTTCACCTTCGATCCGGCCTGCTGTGTCCTGCACTATGCCCAATCCGTTTTCGATGGGCTGAAGGCCTTCCGGGGCGCAGATGGCGCCATTCGTATTTTCAGGCCCTCCCGCCATGCCGAGCGCCTGAACCAGTCCTGTGAAAAGCTGTGTATCCCCCAGCTGGACCCGGCCCTGATTGAAGAGTCAATCGCGGCGCTGGTGCAGGTGGATCAGGTTTGGGTTCCCGGCAAGCCCGGAACCTCTCTCTACATTCGCCCGACCGTCATTGCATCAGAAACGTTCCTGGGGGTGCATCCCTCTCATAGCTATATCTATTTCGTTATTCTTTCCCCTGTCGGCGCATATTATGCGGAGGGATTGAACCCGGTGAAAATTCTGGCCACCGATACGCATGTCCGCGCCGTCCAGGGGGGACTGGGTGCCGCCAAAACAGCCGGAAACTATGCAGCCAGCTTGCAGGCTGCCCGCGATGCCCAGGCCGAGGGGTATACGCAGGTTCTGTGGCTGGATGGCGTTCATCGTGAATATCTCGATGAAGTCGGCACAATGAACATCATGCTGCGCATCGGAAATGAAGTGATCACCCCTCCCCTCAGTTCCGGGACAATCCTGGCCGGAGTTACGCGGGATTCTGTCCTGACCCTGATGCGTGAATGGGGCATGACGGTCAATGAGCGCCCCATTTCCATCCATGAGGTCATGGCAGCGGCAGAGCGTGGCGATCTTGCCGAAATGTGGGGGACAGGCACGGCCGCTGTGATTTCTCCGATCGGAGAGCTTGGCTATCGCGGACAGAAGATCATTATCAATGGGGGAAAGATTGGTGATCTGACCCAGCGACTCTATGACACCATCATTGGTATCCAGTATGGCACCGTGGCTGACACCCATGGATGGACCCGTATCGTCGTCAAGGAGCCTGCTTCCGCAGCTGCATAA